Proteins encoded together in one Yersinia mollaretii ATCC 43969 window:
- a CDS encoding helix-turn-helix transcriptional regulator, giving the protein MIVDNDKYQTLGMVAIVKKIFTSLGFKKEIKFYRKSFYSADIIFIGVDEFSFFDALKSLDRSPSEADVFLICDARLNSFLQGIPRFSNVTMIFREDSLEAVTNKIATVFKRKLRGLKENLTERKSTHVLSLASSERQYLTPNENIVLKLFNEGFSGGDIARILKKSEKTVSGQKRSAMKKLGARTDVELIKMFMFK; this is encoded by the coding sequence ATGATAGTCGATAACGATAAATATCAAACACTGGGTATGGTGGCTATCGTAAAAAAAATATTCACATCGTTAGGGTTTAAGAAAGAGATTAAATTCTATCGGAAATCATTCTATTCAGCCGATATCATTTTTATTGGCGTTGATGAATTTAGTTTTTTCGATGCACTAAAAAGTTTGGATAGATCACCTTCAGAAGCAGATGTTTTTTTGATTTGCGATGCTAGATTAAATAGTTTTCTACAGGGAATTCCACGATTCAGTAATGTGACGATGATCTTCAGAGAAGACTCACTCGAAGCCGTCACCAATAAAATAGCGACTGTGTTTAAACGCAAGCTTCGTGGGCTTAAAGAAAACTTAACCGAGCGAAAAAGTACTCATGTATTAAGTCTGGCGTCATCAGAGCGTCAGTATTTGACTCCCAATGAAAATATTGTGCTGAAGTTATTTAATGAAGGTTTTTCAGGCGGTGATATCGCCAGAATTCTGAAAAAGAGTGAGAAGACAGTGAGCGGGCAAAAACGCTCAGCGATGAAAAAACTGGGTGCCCGTACTGACGTTGAATTAATTAAAATGTTTATGTTCAAATAG
- a CDS encoding cold-shock protein, translating to MNGRITTFFEDKGFGFITDENGDNRYFHVIKVANPEMIKKGAEVTFEPTTNTKGLSAFAVKVAIESKYIFIANERIKLTSIKSFNTFTKEVPAQAEVDKANTVLSVNLLMNKIRPQEEDIAEKMVPLKMLSITTFQNVTYTFSEHEVDIESTVAKLKCI from the coding sequence ATGAACGGTAGAATAACAACTTTTTTTGAAGATAAAGGCTTTGGTTTTATCACCGATGAGAACGGAGATAACCGTTATTTTCACGTTATTAAAGTTGCTAATCCCGAGATGATCAAAAAAGGGGCAGAGGTCACTTTTGAGCCGACAACCAATACCAAAGGATTGTCCGCATTTGCAGTCAAAGTGGCTATTGAGAGTAAATATATATTCATCGCCAACGAGAGAATCAAACTCACCAGCATTAAGTCATTCAATACTTTCACTAAAGAAGTTCCTGCGCAGGCTGAAGTCGACAAAGCGAATACCGTCCTCTCAGTAAATTTACTGATGAATAAAATCCGGCCGCAGGAAGAGGATATTGCAGAAAAAATGGTACCACTGAAAATGTTGTCGATAACCACATTTCAAAATGTCACTTATACATTTTCAGAGCATGAAGTCGATATTGAGAGTACGGTTGCTAAGTTGAAGTGTATTTAA
- the cspE gene encoding transcription antiterminator/RNA stability regulator CspE produces the protein MSKIKGSVKWFNESKGFGFITPEDGSKDVFVHFSAIASNGFKTLAEGQRVEFEITNGAKGPSAANVIAI, from the coding sequence ATGTCTAAGATTAAAGGTAGCGTTAAGTGGTTCAATGAGTCCAAAGGTTTCGGCTTCATTACCCCAGAAGATGGCAGCAAGGACGTTTTCGTTCATTTCTCAGCCATCGCTAGCAACGGTTTCAAAACTCTTGCTGAAGGCCAGCGTGTAGAATTTGAAATCACGAACGGTGCCAAAGGGCCATCTGCTGCTAATGTTATCGCTATCTAA
- the crcB gene encoding fluoride efflux transporter CrcB: MFNTLLAVFIGGGVGSVARWLVSMKLNSLSHNIPVGTLVVNLIGAFIIGLTLALFTRLTHIDPVWKLLITTGFCGGLTTFSTFSVEVVYLIQDGKLAWAAGTVLLNLAGSLAMTMLAFLLVNHFTGQ, translated from the coding sequence ATGTTTAATACATTACTTGCAGTATTTATTGGTGGTGGTGTCGGCAGTGTAGCCCGCTGGTTGGTCAGCATGAAGCTAAACAGTCTATCGCACAATATCCCGGTAGGGACACTGGTGGTAAACCTGATTGGGGCCTTTATTATTGGCCTGACATTGGCACTTTTTACCCGACTTACACATATTGATCCCGTTTGGAAGTTACTGATTACCACCGGTTTCTGTGGTGGCTTAACTACGTTTTCCACCTTCTCTGTCGAAGTGGTCTATTTAATTCAGGATGGTAAACTGGCCTGGGCCGCAGGTACGGTCCTACTGAATCTGGCGGGTTCACTTGCTATGACCATGTTGGCCTTTCTGTTGGTCAATCACTTCACAGGGCAGTAA
- a CDS encoding diguanylate cyclase has translation MLCVSSVLYTQNAPLWLWIALTLNGLVWPHIAFLLASRSEEPFEQEILNMKIDSALGGVWVAIMSFNALPSVVILSMMSMNNIASGGKNVFCKGLALQIACSLLTAWIFNLPFKPETSPLQVYACLPMIIVYPSLLGLVTYRTAKRLAENKEELLRISVRDGLTGLYNRRHWEHQLHNQFDSCRRYQHGATLILLDIDNFKSINDTFGHAVGDDAITVLAEELLLGLRAIDIVGRYGGDEFGAILPNTTAEQTREVLTRIQEKLADLVFAQAPSLQLRVSAGIADYRHDMINYQQWLKAADSALYLAKDNGRNRIELAS, from the coding sequence ATGTTATGTGTTAGCTCCGTGCTCTACACTCAGAATGCACCGCTGTGGTTATGGATAGCGCTCACACTCAACGGGTTAGTCTGGCCACACATCGCATTCCTGCTAGCTTCGCGCTCTGAAGAACCATTTGAGCAAGAAATACTCAACATGAAAATAGACTCAGCCCTCGGTGGGGTCTGGGTGGCGATAATGTCGTTCAATGCTCTGCCATCCGTTGTCATTTTATCAATGATGAGTATGAATAATATTGCTTCAGGCGGCAAAAACGTGTTTTGCAAAGGGCTGGCATTACAAATTGCCTGTAGCTTATTGACCGCATGGATATTTAATTTACCTTTTAAACCTGAAACCTCACCACTTCAGGTCTATGCCTGCCTACCAATGATCATCGTCTACCCTTCCCTACTGGGATTAGTGACCTATCGAACAGCAAAACGTCTGGCCGAAAATAAAGAAGAGCTGTTACGCATCAGCGTCAGAGATGGATTGACTGGGTTATATAACCGCAGGCATTGGGAGCATCAGTTACATAATCAATTTGACAGTTGTCGACGTTATCAGCATGGCGCCACTCTGATTTTACTTGATATTGACAACTTCAAATCTATTAATGACACTTTTGGTCATGCTGTCGGCGACGATGCGATAACCGTCCTTGCCGAAGAGTTATTACTGGGGTTGAGGGCCATTGATATTGTTGGCCGCTATGGTGGAGATGAGTTTGGCGCTATTTTGCCCAATACAACGGCAGAACAGACACGGGAAGTATTAACACGAATTCAGGAGAAGCTGGCCGATTTGGTTTTTGCACAAGCGCCATCCCTGCAATTGAGAGTTAGCGCCGGTATCGCTGATTATCGGCATGACATGATTAACTATCAGCAATGGCTGAAAGCCGCCGACTCCGCACTGTATCTGGCAAAAGATAATGGCCGTAATCGTATTGAATTGGCGAGCTAA
- the tatA gene encoding Sec-independent protein translocase subunit TatA, which translates to MEGISITKLLVVGILIVLLFGTSKLRTLGADLGAALKGFKKAMGNDDAPAAGSTAESKAATETKTTPPIEHKD; encoded by the coding sequence ATGGAAGGTATCAGCATCACCAAATTGTTGGTTGTTGGCATACTGATTGTGTTGTTGTTTGGGACGAGTAAATTACGCACGCTGGGTGCGGATTTGGGCGCAGCTTTAAAAGGCTTCAAAAAAGCCATGGGTAATGATGATGCGCCAGCAGCGGGTTCTACCGCTGAGTCTAAAGCCGCAACTGAAACCAAAACAACACCGCCGATCGAGCACAAAGACTGA
- the lipA gene encoding lipoyl synthase, which translates to MSKPIQMERGVKYRDADKMALIPIKTVVTERQELLRKPEWMKIKLPADSGRIQGIKAALRKNGLHSVCEEASCPNLSECFNHGTATFMILGAICTRRCPFCDVAHGRPVTPDANEPEKLGQTIQDMGLRYVVITSVDRDDLRDGGAQHFADCISAIRAKNPTIKIETLVPDFRGRMDRALDILTATPPDVFNHNLENVPRVYRQVRPGANYEWSLKLLERFKEAHPDIPTKSGLMVGLGETNAEIVEVMRDLRRHGVTMLTLGQYLQPSRHHLPVQRYVSPAEFDEMKAEAMAMGFTHAACGPFVRSSYHADLQAKGLEVK; encoded by the coding sequence ATGAGTAAACCGATTCAGATGGAACGCGGCGTAAAATACCGTGACGCAGATAAAATGGCGTTAATCCCGATTAAAACCGTGGTTACCGAACGTCAGGAGCTGCTGCGTAAGCCCGAATGGATGAAGATCAAACTCCCTGCCGACTCCGGTCGTATTCAGGGCATCAAGGCCGCACTGCGTAAAAACGGTCTGCATTCGGTTTGCGAAGAAGCCTCCTGCCCTAACCTCTCTGAGTGTTTTAACCACGGCACGGCGACCTTTATGATCCTCGGCGCAATTTGTACTCGCCGTTGTCCATTCTGTGATGTAGCACATGGCCGCCCGGTCACACCGGATGCCAATGAGCCAGAAAAACTGGGGCAGACCATTCAAGATATGGGCCTGCGCTATGTTGTGATCACCTCAGTTGACCGTGATGACCTGCGTGATGGCGGTGCTCAGCATTTTGCTGATTGTATCTCCGCGATTCGTGCCAAGAATCCAACCATTAAGATTGAAACGCTGGTGCCTGATTTCCGTGGCCGTATGGATCGCGCATTAGATATTTTGACCGCCACACCACCCGATGTATTTAACCACAATCTGGAAAACGTTCCACGGGTCTATCGCCAAGTGCGCCCCGGCGCTAACTACGAGTGGTCGCTCAAATTATTGGAACGCTTTAAAGAAGCGCATCCTGATATCCCAACCAAGTCTGGTTTGATGGTCGGTCTGGGTGAAACAAATGCTGAAATCGTTGAAGTTATGCGTGATTTACGCCGTCACGGGGTAACCATGTTAACGCTAGGCCAATACTTGCAGCCTAGCCGTCACCATTTGCCAGTACAGCGTTATGTCAGCCCGGCTGAGTTTGATGAAATGAAAGCGGAAGCTATGGCGATGGGCTTTACCCATGCAGCTTGCGGCCCGTTTGTTCGCTCCTCTTACCACGCTGACCTGCAAGCAAAAGGTTTGGAAGTCAAATAA
- the lipB gene encoding lipoyl(octanoyl) transferase LipB: protein MMPRLQQHKIILRQLGLQPYAPVSQAMHNFTEFRTDTTADEIWLVEHQQVFTQGQAGKAEHLLMPGDIPVIQSDRGGQVTYHGPGQQVMYIMIDLKRAKMGVRQLVTAIENTVIQTLASFDIDSQARPDAPGVYVGQQKICSLGLRIRRGCSFHGLALNIAMDLEPFQRINPCGYAGMQMTQVSALKAATTVADIQPILVREFTRQLGYPDAELYPWSLTDYLSSDALQVTQQIP from the coding sequence ATGATGCCTCGCTTGCAACAACACAAGATCATTTTACGTCAGCTGGGGTTACAACCTTATGCCCCCGTATCCCAAGCTATGCATAACTTCACTGAGTTCCGCACTGATACTACAGCGGATGAAATCTGGCTGGTTGAGCATCAGCAAGTCTTCACTCAGGGTCAGGCAGGAAAAGCTGAACATCTCTTGATGCCCGGTGATATTCCGGTAATCCAAAGTGATAGGGGCGGCCAAGTCACCTACCACGGTCCCGGACAGCAGGTGATGTATATCATGATTGATCTCAAACGCGCCAAAATGGGCGTGCGACAGCTAGTGACGGCGATTGAGAATACGGTGATACAAACACTGGCCTCTTTTGACATTGATTCACAGGCCCGGCCGGATGCGCCCGGCGTCTACGTTGGTCAGCAGAAGATATGCTCACTGGGGCTACGTATCCGCAGAGGCTGCTCGTTTCATGGTCTGGCATTAAATATCGCTATGGATCTGGAACCTTTCCAGCGCATTAATCCCTGTGGCTATGCGGGGATGCAAATGACCCAAGTCAGTGCGTTGAAAGCGGCTACAACCGTAGCGGATATCCAGCCGATATTAGTGCGCGAATTCACCCGCCAGCTAGGTTACCCAGACGCAGAGCTTTACCCTTGGTCATTGACTGATTATTTATCCTCTGACGCATTACAAGTGACCCAACAGATACCATGA
- the ybeD gene encoding DUF493 family protein YbeD has product MKTKLHELLEFPCSFTYKVMGIAEPRLVTQVVEVVQRHAPGDYTPQVKPSSKGNYHSVSITITATHIDQVETLYEELGKLELVRMVL; this is encoded by the coding sequence ATGAAAACTAAACTGCACGAACTGCTTGAGTTCCCTTGTTCTTTTACCTACAAGGTAATGGGCATTGCTGAGCCTCGATTGGTTACTCAGGTGGTTGAAGTGGTACAGCGCCATGCTCCGGGTGACTACACCCCGCAGGTAAAACCGAGCAGCAAAGGCAACTATCACTCCGTTTCAATCACCATCACCGCGACCCATATTGATCAGGTGGAAACGCTGTACGAAGAGTTAGGTAAGCTTGAATTGGTGCGGATGGTACTGTAA
- the dacA gene encoding D-alanyl-D-alanine carboxypeptidase DacA: MKYVTTSRIIKSLALGTVIVMSAASAANADDVNLKTMIPGVPQIDAEAYILIDYNSGKVLAEMNADARRNPASLTKMMTSYVIGQAIKAGKIGPEDMVTVGKDAWATGNPEFQGSSLMFLKPGDRVPVSKLTRGINLQSGNDACVAMADYVAGSQDSFVNLMNNYVNALGLQNTHFKTVHGLDADGQFSSARDMALIGQALIRDVPDEYTIYKEKEFTFNNIRQMNRNGLLWDTSLNVDGIKTGHTASAGYNLVASATDGQMRLISAVLGGRTYKGRETESKKLLTWGFRFFETVAPLKVGKEFASEPVWFGDSDRVQLGVDKDVYLTIPRGRMKDLKASYVLNTPEIHAPLAKNQVVGMINFQLDGKTIDQRPLVVMNEVKEGGIFSRMVDYIKLMFHRWFG, translated from the coding sequence ATGAAATATGTAACTACTTCTCGCATTATCAAGAGCCTGGCGCTCGGCACTGTTATTGTTATGAGCGCAGCTTCTGCTGCAAACGCTGATGACGTCAATCTGAAAACCATGATCCCCGGCGTGCCACAGATCGACGCGGAAGCCTATATTCTGATTGATTACAACTCAGGCAAAGTATTGGCAGAAATGAATGCTGATGCACGCCGTAACCCAGCCAGCTTGACCAAAATGATGACCAGTTATGTTATCGGTCAGGCGATTAAAGCGGGCAAAATCGGGCCGGAAGATATGGTTACCGTGGGTAAAGATGCTTGGGCGACCGGCAATCCGGAATTCCAAGGCTCCTCGTTGATGTTCCTGAAACCCGGTGACCGCGTCCCGGTCTCAAAACTGACCCGGGGTATCAACCTGCAATCGGGTAACGATGCTTGTGTGGCGATGGCCGATTACGTCGCTGGCAGCCAAGACTCATTCGTTAACCTGATGAATAACTACGTTAACGCGCTGGGCTTGCAAAATACCCATTTCAAAACCGTGCACGGCTTAGATGCTGATGGTCAATTCAGCTCTGCGCGTGATATGGCACTGATTGGTCAAGCGCTGATTCGTGATGTACCGGATGAGTACACCATCTACAAAGAGAAAGAGTTCACATTCAACAATATCCGTCAGATGAACCGTAACGGTTTACTGTGGGATACCAGCTTGAATGTTGATGGCATCAAAACCGGCCATACTGCCTCTGCTGGCTATAATTTGGTGGCCTCAGCCACTGATGGGCAAATGCGTTTGATTTCTGCCGTGCTGGGTGGGCGCACTTATAAAGGCCGCGAAACTGAAAGCAAGAAATTGCTAACATGGGGCTTCCGTTTCTTTGAAACCGTGGCACCACTGAAAGTCGGTAAAGAGTTTGCTTCAGAGCCAGTCTGGTTTGGTGACAGTGATCGCGTGCAGTTGGGCGTTGATAAAGACGTATACCTGACGATTCCACGTGGTCGCATGAAAGATCTGAAAGCCAGCTATGTGCTGAATACACCTGAAATTCATGCCCCACTGGCAAAAAATCAGGTTGTCGGGATGATTAACTTCCAGTTGGATGGCAAAACTATCGACCAGCGCCCACTGGTGGTAATGAATGAAGTGAAAGAGGGCGGAATCTTTAGCCGCATGGTGGATTACATCAAATTGATGTTCCACCGCTGGTTCGGCTAA
- the rlpA gene encoding endolytic peptidoglycan transglycosylase RlpA, whose amino-acid sequence MRKEWLWIGIAGVLLSACTSQPPAPQQQVQQTYNGPVVEIGGAEPRYEPFNPSFNQDYKVNGQSYSIVKDPQNFSQIGLAAWYGEEANGNTTATGETFDPNALTAAHPTLPIPSYVRVTNVSNGRQIVVRVNDRGPYTSGRVIDLSKAAADRLNISNNTKVKIDFINVAPDGSLSGPGMVGTTIAKQSYALPSRPDLGSSGMGTPIQQDAPAVSAPVLPIDNSHLSGADATQPVAPQSSGFLRASTPVPVGVLEGSEPATVSSSAMSSAPVTPPVVANPGPVTSSVASASTGAATSGGYGYVVQVGALSDAQRAQTWQQSLSQRFGVPGKVATNGSVHRVQLGPFSSRQQAVELQQRLSSEAQQQSFVVAAP is encoded by the coding sequence ATGCGTAAGGAATGGCTTTGGATCGGCATCGCAGGCGTGCTGTTATCGGCATGTACCAGTCAGCCCCCAGCACCACAACAACAAGTACAGCAGACGTACAATGGCCCAGTTGTCGAGATTGGTGGCGCAGAACCGCGCTACGAACCTTTCAATCCTAGTTTCAATCAGGATTATAAGGTTAATGGTCAATCCTATAGCATCGTCAAAGACCCACAAAACTTCTCCCAGATAGGCTTGGCGGCTTGGTATGGTGAAGAGGCTAACGGCAACACGACAGCGACCGGTGAAACCTTTGATCCCAATGCATTAACCGCCGCCCACCCGACGTTACCCATTCCAAGTTATGTACGGGTCACCAACGTCAGCAATGGTCGCCAGATTGTGGTACGCGTGAATGATCGTGGCCCATACACCTCAGGGCGGGTGATTGATTTATCCAAAGCGGCTGCCGATCGCCTTAATATCTCAAATAATACCAAGGTGAAGATTGATTTTATCAATGTCGCACCCGATGGTTCACTATCTGGCCCCGGCATGGTGGGAACCACCATCGCCAAACAGAGTTATGCGTTACCGAGCCGTCCCGATTTAGGCTCCAGCGGGATGGGGACACCAATACAGCAGGATGCCCCTGCAGTCAGTGCGCCGGTACTCCCTATCGATAATAGTCATTTGTCTGGCGCTGATGCCACGCAGCCTGTCGCGCCACAAAGCAGCGGCTTCCTGCGTGCATCGACCCCAGTGCCAGTCGGCGTGCTGGAAGGTTCAGAACCTGCCACGGTGTCATCTTCAGCAATGAGTTCAGCACCCGTCACGCCACCGGTTGTCGCCAATCCAGGCCCCGTCACATCCTCAGTCGCCTCAGCATCAACTGGCGCAGCAACGTCAGGCGGTTATGGCTATGTGGTTCAGGTCGGGGCATTGAGTGATGCTCAGCGGGCGCAAACTTGGCAGCAAAGCCTGAGTCAACGTTTCGGTGTACCGGGCAAAGTAGCCACCAATGGCAGCGTACACCGTGTCCAACTTGGGCCGTTTAGTAGCCGTCAGCAGGCCGTTGAACTGCAACAGCGCCTGTCGAGCGAAGCACAGCAACAGTCATTTGTGGTTGCGGCACCTTAA
- the mrdB gene encoding peptidoglycan glycosyltransferase MrdB (rod shape-determining protein RodA), whose product MTDNQQKGSLWYKMHIDLPFLLCVLALLAYSAFVMWSASGQDIGMMERKVGQIAMGLVVMLVMAQIPPRVYESWAPYLYFVCVILLVLVDVFGQISKGAQRWLDLGFIRFQPSEIAKIAVPLMVARFMNRDVCPPSLKNTGIALILIFMPTLLVAAQPDLGTSILIAASGLFVLFLSGMSWRLIAIAAVLVAGFIPILWFFLMHGYQQDRVMMLLDPESDPLGAGYHIIQSKIAIGSGGLSGKGWLHGTQSQLEFLPERHTDFIFAVLAEELGLIGFLALLGLYLCLIMRGLVIAAHAQTTFGRVMVGGLMLILFVYVFVNVGMVSGILPVVGVPLPLVSYGGSALIVLMAGFGIVMSIHTHRKMLSKNL is encoded by the coding sequence ATGACTGATAATCAACAAAAAGGCTCTTTGTGGTACAAAATGCACATTGACCTGCCGTTTCTGCTTTGCGTCCTGGCGCTGCTGGCTTATAGCGCCTTCGTGATGTGGAGTGCGAGCGGGCAAGACATTGGCATGATGGAGCGCAAGGTCGGCCAAATTGCCATGGGTCTGGTTGTCATGTTGGTGATGGCACAGATACCGCCACGCGTCTATGAAAGCTGGGCACCCTACCTCTATTTTGTTTGCGTGATTTTACTGGTTCTGGTTGATGTTTTTGGTCAAATCAGTAAAGGGGCACAGCGCTGGTTAGATTTGGGCTTTATCCGCTTCCAACCCTCTGAAATTGCTAAAATTGCAGTGCCGTTAATGGTTGCACGATTTATGAACCGTGACGTCTGCCCACCTTCACTAAAAAATACTGGCATCGCGCTGATTTTAATCTTTATGCCGACCTTATTAGTGGCCGCTCAGCCCGACCTTGGCACCTCGATTCTGATTGCTGCCTCGGGTCTGTTTGTCCTATTCCTTTCGGGAATGAGCTGGCGTTTAATCGCTATTGCCGCCGTCTTGGTCGCGGGGTTTATTCCTATTTTGTGGTTCTTCCTGATGCATGGATATCAGCAGGATCGCGTGATGATGCTACTGGACCCAGAAAGTGATCCACTCGGTGCGGGTTATCATATTATTCAATCTAAAATTGCGATTGGCTCAGGTGGATTATCAGGCAAAGGCTGGCTGCATGGCACTCAGTCGCAGTTGGAATTCCTACCAGAGCGCCATACTGACTTCATCTTTGCCGTGCTGGCAGAGGAACTGGGATTAATTGGCTTTTTGGCGCTGTTGGGGCTTTATCTGTGTCTGATCATGCGCGGTTTGGTGATTGCTGCCCATGCACAAACTACCTTTGGCCGGGTTATGGTCGGGGGATTAATGCTGATACTCTTTGTTTATGTGTTTGTTAACGTAGGCATGGTCAGTGGAATTTTGCCTGTGGTTGGCGTACCTTTGCCTTTGGTCAGCTACGGAGGCTCGGCGCTGATAGTTCTGATGGCCGGGTTTGGTATCGTGATGTCGATACATACTCATCGAAAAATGTTATCTAAGAATTTATAG
- the mrdA gene encoding peptidoglycan DD-transpeptidase MrdA gives MKKEPNSFRDYSAESALFVRRALVAFLGILLLSGVLVANMYNLQIVRFEDYRTRSNENRIKLVPIAPSRGMIFDRNGTPLAMNRTIYQLELMPEKIEDLPATLNALRPIVDLTDEDIANFEKERKRSRRFTSIAVKTPLTEVQVARFAVNQFRFPGIEVKGYQRRFYPYGSALTHVIGYVSKINDKDVERLDKEGILANYAATHDIGKLGIERYYESVLHGKTGYEEVEVNNRGRVIRQLHEQPPQAGKDIYLTLDLHLQTYIEQLLSGSRAAVVVTDPRTGGILALVSNPSYDPNLFVDGITNKDYQGLLNDPNRPLINRATQGVYPPASTVKPYIAVSALSAGVITKSTSLFDPGWWQLPGSEKRFRDWKKWGHGRLNVTKALEESADTFFYQVAYDMGIDRLSAWMTKFGYGEYTGIDLSEERAGLMPTREWKQKRHKKPWYQGDTIPVGIGQGYWTATPIQMAKALMTLINDGAVKTPHLLQSTRIDGVLVPYKQEDTTQIGDIHSGYWEIAKDGMYGVANRPNGTGRKFFEGTPYKAAAKSGTAQVYSYETYNAHKVAEHLRDHKLMVAFAPYENPTVSVAMILENGGAGPAVGTITRQILDHILLGDNNTELPDAAPLPPGVEAD, from the coding sequence ATGAAAAAAGAACCTAACTCTTTTCGCGACTATTCGGCTGAGTCAGCCCTGTTTGTCCGCCGTGCCTTGGTGGCTTTCCTCGGTATCCTGCTGCTAAGCGGGGTATTGGTCGCTAACATGTACAATTTGCAGATAGTGCGTTTCGAAGACTATCGCACCCGTTCCAATGAAAACCGCATCAAGCTGGTTCCTATCGCCCCGAGCCGTGGCATGATATTTGACCGCAACGGCACCCCACTGGCGATGAATCGCACTATTTATCAGCTAGAATTGATGCCGGAAAAAATCGAAGACCTCCCCGCCACACTCAATGCACTACGCCCGATAGTGGATTTGACGGATGAGGATATCGCCAATTTTGAAAAAGAGCGTAAGCGCTCACGCCGTTTTACCTCTATTGCGGTTAAAACACCGCTCACCGAGGTTCAGGTCGCCCGCTTCGCCGTTAACCAATTCCGCTTCCCCGGAATTGAAGTCAAAGGCTATCAGCGCCGCTTCTACCCCTATGGCTCTGCCCTGACCCACGTTATCGGGTATGTTTCCAAGATCAATGATAAAGATGTCGAACGGTTGGATAAAGAGGGCATTCTTGCTAACTATGCCGCAACCCACGATATCGGCAAACTGGGTATTGAGCGTTACTATGAATCTGTATTGCACGGCAAAACCGGTTATGAAGAAGTTGAAGTGAATAACCGTGGCCGAGTGATTCGCCAGTTGCATGAGCAACCACCGCAAGCCGGTAAAGATATCTATCTGACGCTCGATTTACACCTGCAAACTTATATTGAACAACTACTTAGCGGAAGTCGTGCTGCGGTAGTGGTCACGGACCCACGCACGGGTGGCATATTGGCCTTGGTGTCGAATCCAAGCTATGACCCAAATCTGTTTGTCGATGGCATCACCAACAAGGATTATCAGGGGCTGCTAAATGATCCTAACCGTCCACTGATTAACCGCGCCACTCAAGGTGTTTATCCTCCTGCATCGACGGTAAAACCCTATATCGCGGTTTCTGCACTGAGTGCTGGCGTCATCACCAAAAGTACTAGCCTGTTTGACCCCGGCTGGTGGCAACTTCCCGGCTCGGAAAAACGTTTCCGCGACTGGAAAAAATGGGGCCATGGTCGGTTGAATGTCACCAAAGCATTGGAGGAGTCGGCGGATACCTTCTTCTATCAGGTTGCTTATGACATGGGAATTGACCGCTTATCCGCATGGATGACCAAGTTTGGTTACGGTGAATATACTGGCATTGATCTCTCCGAAGAGCGGGCTGGTCTGATGCCAACGCGGGAATGGAAACAAAAACGCCACAAAAAACCGTGGTATCAAGGGGATACTATCCCAGTAGGCATCGGCCAGGGTTACTGGACAGCCACGCCAATTCAGATGGCAAAAGCATTGATGACACTGATTAATGATGGCGCGGTTAAAACACCCCACCTGCTGCAAAGCACACGAATTGATGGCGTATTAGTACCGTATAAACAAGAAGATACCACGCAAATTGGTGATATTCATTCTGGCTATTGGGAAATCGCCAAAGATGGCATGTATGGTGTCGCCAACCGCCCTAACGGGACAGGCCGTAAGTTCTTTGAAGGCACGCCGTATAAGGCTGCGGCAAAATCAGGGACGGCACAGGTTTACAGCTATGAAACCTATAATGCGCACAAAGTCGCGGAGCATTTGCGTGACCACAAATTGATGGTTGCCTTTGCCCCCTACGAAAACCCAACAGTGTCTGTTGCTATGATTCTGGAAAATGGCGGCGCGGGACCTGCGGTGGGTACCATTACTCGCCAAATCCTCGACCATATCCTGTTAGGTGATAACAATACTGAATTACCGGATGCGGCCCCTCTTCCTCCGGGTGTAGAAGCAGACTAG